A genomic region of Exiguobacterium sp. Helios contains the following coding sequences:
- the aroB gene encoding 3-dehydroquinate synthase, which yields MTHLIIEASRPYPVYVETKAIHHIREIKQAQEADQFWIITDQTVADLHMVSIRSQLESCFPLTHQSVSIVEPGEDSKSLSVYQRLLEEGIEQGATRKTMILAVGGGMIGDLAGFVAATFLRGVPFIQIPTTLLAHDSSVGGKVGLNLRWGKNLVGAFYQPSAVLYDPAFLQTLPDREWRSGFFELLKHGLLARPTFAEDLIGLELADIKQLALGDWISAGIKVKQHIVEQDEREAGIRAFLNYGHTFGHAVEYASADLSHGEAVGIGLVFVSLLEGNERQARQLVELIGRIGVVLPERQPFERYLELMKRDKKNDASIRFVLQGQDGFGLEAINRKRLEEAYDQTVRCLKWG from the coding sequence TTGACGCATCTGATCATCGAGGCAAGCCGTCCTTATCCGGTCTATGTCGAAACGAAGGCTATCCATCATATTCGTGAAATCAAACAAGCGCAAGAAGCAGATCAGTTTTGGATCATTACGGATCAGACCGTAGCGGATTTGCACATGGTGTCGATTCGAAGTCAGCTCGAAAGCTGTTTTCCATTGACACATCAATCTGTCAGTATCGTCGAGCCGGGAGAAGACAGCAAATCATTATCTGTCTATCAACGGTTATTGGAAGAGGGAATTGAGCAGGGAGCAACCCGTAAGACGATGATCCTTGCAGTCGGAGGCGGCATGATTGGTGACTTGGCCGGATTCGTCGCGGCGACTTTCCTGCGCGGAGTTCCGTTTATCCAAATCCCGACGACCCTGCTTGCTCACGATTCGAGTGTCGGGGGAAAGGTTGGATTAAACTTACGTTGGGGTAAGAACTTAGTAGGTGCTTTTTATCAGCCTTCTGCTGTTTTGTACGATCCCGCCTTTTTACAAACATTGCCTGACCGCGAATGGAGAAGCGGTTTTTTTGAATTATTGAAGCACGGATTATTGGCGCGTCCGACATTTGCTGAAGATTTGATCGGACTTGAATTGGCAGATATCAAACAGTTAGCGCTGGGAGACTGGATTTCAGCCGGGATTAAAGTGAAACAACATATCGTCGAGCAGGATGAACGTGAGGCGGGCATCCGCGCCTTTTTAAATTATGGACATACGTTTGGCCATGCGGTTGAATATGCGAGTGCAGATCTTTCCCACGGAGAAGCGGTCGGAATTGGACTGGTCTTTGTATCGTTACTCGAAGGAAATGAGCGTCAAGCCCGTCAGCTGGTGGAACTGATTGGTCGAATCGGTGTCGTATTACCGGAACGTCAACCGTTTGAAAGATACTTGGAGTTGATGAAACGGGATAAAAAAAATGATGCGTCGATTCGATTTGTCTTACAAGGTCAAGACGGATTTGGCTTAGAAGCAATCAACCGGAAACGTCTAGAAGAAGCATACGATCAAACAGTGAGGTGTTTAAAGTGGGGTTAA
- a CDS encoding tetratricopeptide repeat protein — translation MNENVLKEIVESLEHGHTSEALTALEQLEKTGTDEDRLAVADLYIELGLSDRAVDLLAPLYVDYSGNAGVALLLAECYIDLDREEEAITVLEQVDVTDIENGPRTLVLLADLYQSQGLDEVALAKLKQARDLAPNEPLLAYGLAELYMTLGAFDQAVPLFAEIAADPLLREELPLDALYAESLAMIGEFEEAIPLYERAVAERSDLHTLFGLAMTAHRVGQHQKAVETFQQLIAQDPDYTSAYVPYAESQSELGLTKEALNVIKQGIERDDYNDELRTMEALFLLKLGDREGSVKALREALALNPESLVAAERLLALLAEDEDHDATLETISAIEEHVTAPILTWYRARSLYALEEYTQAMEKYAQVEAAFADDALFLKEYGYALVEEGRRDEGLVLLRRAANLTPEDADLVDYVERMDG, via the coding sequence TTGAACGAAAACGTATTAAAAGAGATCGTCGAAAGTCTCGAACATGGTCACACGTCAGAAGCATTAACGGCGCTCGAACAGCTCGAAAAAACCGGGACGGATGAAGATCGTTTAGCAGTCGCCGATTTGTATATCGAATTGGGCTTATCCGATCGGGCAGTCGATTTACTGGCACCTTTGTATGTCGATTATTCGGGAAATGCCGGTGTAGCTTTATTACTTGCAGAATGTTACATCGATTTGGACCGAGAAGAAGAGGCCATCACTGTGCTTGAGCAGGTCGATGTGACGGATATTGAGAATGGTCCCCGGACATTGGTTTTGCTGGCTGACCTGTATCAGTCCCAAGGGCTCGATGAAGTAGCGTTAGCTAAATTAAAACAAGCGCGTGACTTGGCCCCAAACGAACCATTGCTGGCGTATGGACTGGCGGAACTCTATATGACACTCGGTGCTTTTGATCAAGCCGTTCCTTTGTTTGCGGAAATCGCGGCCGATCCGCTCTTACGCGAAGAGTTACCGCTTGATGCCCTCTATGCGGAATCACTGGCGATGATCGGTGAGTTTGAAGAAGCGATTCCACTATATGAACGCGCGGTTGCCGAGCGCTCGGATCTGCATACGTTATTCGGTCTCGCCATGACGGCCCACCGGGTCGGACAACACCAAAAAGCGGTCGAGACATTCCAGCAACTGATTGCGCAGGATCCCGACTATACGTCGGCCTATGTTCCATACGCGGAAAGTCAGTCGGAACTCGGCTTGACGAAAGAAGCGCTCAATGTCATCAAGCAAGGAATCGAACGTGATGATTACAACGACGAGTTACGGACGATGGAAGCCTTGTTCCTCTTGAAACTTGGTGATCGGGAAGGCAGTGTCAAAGCGTTACGTGAAGCATTGGCCCTCAACCCAGAATCCCTTGTCGCAGCCGAACGGCTGTTGGCCTTACTCGCAGAAGACGAAGATCATGACGCGACGCTCGAGACGATTTCCGCCATCGAAGAACATGTGACGGCACCGATCTTAACGTGGTATCGCGCCCGGTCGTTATACGCGCTTGAAGAATATACGCAGGCGATGGAGAAATATGCGCAAGTGGAAGCTGCTTTTGCAGATGATGCATTATTCTTAAAAGAGTACGGATATGCTCTCGTAGAAGAAGGGCGCCGCGACGAAGGACTGGTCTTATTACGCCGGGCAGCCAATCTGACACCGGAAGATGCCGATTTAGTCGACTATGTCGAACGAATGGATGGATGA
- the ndk gene encoding nucleoside-diphosphate kinase, whose protein sequence is MEQTFLMVKPDGVERGLIGEIIARIERKGFVIREMKMMQVSEELAQAHYAEHAEKPFFGELVTFLTSGPVVALRVEGEDVVTVSRMMIGKTKPTEALPGTIRGDFANTMSENVIHGSDSVESAERELGLWFQGQPLNV, encoded by the coding sequence ATGGAACAAACGTTTTTAATGGTAAAACCGGATGGCGTTGAACGAGGTTTGATTGGGGAAATCATCGCTCGTATCGAACGTAAGGGATTTGTAATTCGTGAAATGAAAATGATGCAGGTATCTGAAGAATTGGCTCAAGCTCATTACGCGGAACACGCAGAAAAACCATTTTTCGGAGAGTTGGTCACTTTTTTGACATCTGGTCCAGTCGTCGCGCTTCGTGTTGAAGGCGAAGATGTCGTCACGGTTTCACGGATGATGATCGGGAAAACGAAACCGACGGAAGCACTGCCAGGAACGATTCGGGGCGATTTCGCGAACACGATGAGCGAGAATGTCATTCATGGTTCAGACAGTGTGGAAAGTGCCGAGCGTGAACTCGGTCTTTGGTTTCAAGGACAACCATTAAACGTTTAA
- a CDS encoding polyprenyl synthetase family protein, whose protein sequence is MSLHSIYRDVTKEVNLVDEFLISHIASNDPTIDAAGQQLLQAGGKRIRPAFVLLASKFGRADRDELVRVAASLELVHMASLVHDDVIDDAELRRGKPTVMQHFDEEVALYSGNFLFGEAVKLIGEVGKPELVQVMVHAMREICEGEIEQIYDQYDWEQSIKRYIKRIERKTAILIEASCHLGAIVANCSPEDTKALRQFGRDIGLAFQIADDLLDFTAKRTELGKPVAEDLRHGHKTLPVFYASEDQDFFRELQKIRSMPSHEEVAPLLDRLQQSDALERTQQTVDLYIRRAILRLNHLPKSSAKRSLEEVARYVGKRKG, encoded by the coding sequence ATGTCACTGCATTCAATTTATCGGGATGTAACAAAAGAAGTGAATTTAGTGGATGAATTTTTGATCAGTCACATCGCATCGAACGATCCGACAATCGATGCTGCCGGACAACAATTGCTTCAAGCAGGCGGCAAACGGATTCGGCCTGCGTTTGTTCTGTTGGCATCAAAATTCGGTCGGGCGGACCGTGATGAACTCGTGCGAGTCGCAGCCAGTCTTGAACTGGTTCACATGGCTTCGCTCGTGCATGATGATGTGATTGATGATGCCGAATTGCGACGCGGAAAACCAACCGTCATGCAACATTTTGATGAAGAAGTTGCCCTCTATTCCGGTAACTTTTTATTTGGGGAAGCAGTTAAGTTGATTGGTGAAGTCGGGAAACCGGAACTTGTTCAAGTGATGGTCCATGCGATGCGTGAAATCTGTGAGGGCGAAATCGAGCAGATTTACGATCAGTACGACTGGGAACAATCCATCAAACGGTATATCAAGCGGATTGAACGGAAAACGGCGATCTTGATTGAAGCCAGCTGTCACCTTGGGGCGATTGTCGCGAACTGTTCACCGGAAGATACAAAAGCGTTACGACAATTTGGGCGTGACATCGGTCTAGCTTTCCAAATTGCAGATGATTTGCTCGATTTTACGGCCAAGCGGACGGAACTCGGAAAACCTGTCGCGGAAGATTTGCGGCATGGTCATAAAACTTTGCCTGTGTTTTATGCTTCGGAAGATCAAGACTTCTTTCGTGAGTTACAAAAGATCCGTTCGATGCCGAGTCATGAAGAAGTGGCTCCTTTACTGGACCGGTTGCAACAATCAGATGCGTTGGAGCGCACGCAACAAACCGTTGATTTATACATCCGACGGGCGATTCTCCGCTTGAATCATCTGCCGAAATCGTCAGCAAAACGTTCCTTGGAAGAAGTCGCCCGGTATGTCGGAAAACGCAAAGGTTGA
- a CDS encoding menaquinol-cytochrome c reductase cytochrome b/c subunit, whose translation MHRGKGMKFVTDSRVSINNRMPNKSKDYSEYPGRTEAFWPNFLLREWMVGAVFLIGFMTLTIVEAAPLQNIADPTNTSYIPLPDWYFLFLYQLLKYQFAAGPYILMGTVILPGLAFTALLVAPWLDQGLERRPAKRPIAVSMMLLAIVSIVFLTWESVQTTHWDTIHKQGELTMNEGPKIDTAAKGFEIYSNQSCVNCHGKNLEGGAAAPALVGTKKTEKEIYDIAVKGIGSMPAGQFKGSEADHKELAKFIASYGEGGENNK comes from the coding sequence ATGCATCGTGGTAAAGGAATGAAATTCGTCACCGATTCACGGGTGTCGATCAACAACCGGATGCCGAATAAGTCAAAAGACTATTCGGAGTATCCAGGTCGGACGGAAGCGTTCTGGCCAAACTTCTTGCTTCGCGAATGGATGGTAGGAGCGGTCTTCCTGATCGGCTTCATGACATTGACTATCGTTGAAGCAGCACCGCTTCAAAATATCGCTGACCCGACGAATACGTCGTACATTCCACTTCCGGACTGGTACTTCTTATTCCTCTATCAGCTCTTGAAATATCAATTTGCGGCTGGTCCGTACATTTTGATGGGTACCGTCATCCTTCCAGGGCTTGCGTTTACGGCACTGTTAGTTGCGCCTTGGCTCGATCAAGGACTCGAACGTCGCCCGGCAAAACGTCCGATCGCGGTCAGCATGATGTTACTTGCGATCGTATCGATCGTCTTCTTGACATGGGAATCAGTTCAGACAACACACTGGGATACTATCCATAAACAAGGTGAGTTGACAATGAACGAAGGTCCAAAAATCGATACAGCAGCAAAAGGTTTCGAGATTTACTCGAATCAATCATGCGTCAACTGTCATGGTAAGAACCTCGAAGGCGGCGCAGCAGCTCCAGCCCTCGTCGGGACGAAGAAGACAGAAAAAGAGATTTATGATATCGCAGTTAAAGGTATCGGTTCGATGCCTGCTGGACAGTTCAAAGGTTCAGAAGCAGATCATAAAGAACTTGCTAAATTCATCGCATCATACGGTGAAGGCGGAGAAAACAATAAATAA
- the aroA gene encoding 3-phosphoshikimate 1-carboxyvinyltransferase, with protein MGLKGTVRVPGDKSMTHRAFLMGGIAEGTTVISNALLGADCLASLAAVEALGAQIHRTEQDIRITGTATLKAATIDCGNSGTTIRLLSGILAGGQETYILTGDASLQRRPMDRVTVPLATLGADIEGTYAPLTIHGQPLVGTTYTLPVASAQVKSAVLLAGLFATGETTVVEPILSRDHTERMLPKFGADLTIQELEQGRQIRLQGPVRLKATTIDVPGDPSSAAFWWAAAALGDDSRITTEHVLMNPTRTGFLQVLRQMGASVEITNRRETAGEETADVTLTTTHLQAVAIEGEQIPSLIDEIPLLALLATQAEGRTVIRDAAELRVKETDRIETVVSTLQKIGATIEATEDGMIIDGPTPLTGATVDSAGDHRLAMMLTIASTLQPEIQVLGNEVVEVSYPTFYDDLKTLQQTNP; from the coding sequence GTGGGGTTAAAAGGGACAGTACGCGTACCAGGCGATAAATCAATGACCCATCGTGCATTTTTGATGGGCGGAATCGCAGAGGGGACAACCGTGATTTCAAACGCCTTGCTAGGAGCAGACTGTCTGGCATCACTCGCAGCAGTCGAGGCACTCGGGGCACAAATTCACCGGACGGAACAAGACATTCGGATTACCGGTACCGCTACTCTGAAGGCGGCAACGATTGACTGCGGCAATTCAGGAACGACAATTCGTTTGTTGAGCGGGATTTTGGCCGGCGGACAGGAAACATACATTTTAACAGGAGATGCTTCGCTACAGCGACGGCCGATGGACCGGGTGACTGTTCCGCTTGCGACACTTGGAGCGGACATTGAGGGCACATATGCCCCGCTGACGATTCATGGTCAACCGCTTGTCGGCACGACCTACACATTGCCGGTAGCGAGCGCTCAAGTCAAAAGTGCGGTGTTATTGGCCGGATTGTTTGCAACAGGAGAGACGACAGTCGTCGAACCGATTTTATCGCGGGATCATACGGAACGGATGTTACCGAAATTCGGAGCAGATCTGACGATTCAAGAACTGGAACAAGGCCGACAGATTCGTCTGCAAGGACCGGTCCGACTAAAGGCAACGACGATCGATGTTCCGGGTGACCCTTCTTCTGCGGCTTTTTGGTGGGCAGCAGCGGCCTTAGGAGACGATAGCCGAATCACGACGGAACACGTCTTGATGAATCCGACCCGGACTGGATTTTTGCAAGTGTTACGCCAGATGGGTGCCAGTGTCGAAATTACAAATCGCCGTGAAACGGCGGGAGAAGAGACTGCGGACGTAACCCTGACGACGACTCACTTGCAGGCAGTAGCCATCGAAGGGGAGCAAATTCCTTCGTTAATTGATGAAATCCCGTTGCTTGCTTTGCTGGCGACGCAAGCAGAAGGGCGGACAGTCATCCGGGATGCAGCAGAACTGCGTGTCAAAGAGACGGATCGAATTGAGACGGTCGTATCGACCCTTCAAAAAATCGGGGCAACGATTGAAGCAACGGAAGACGGCATGATTATTGATGGACCGACACCACTCACAGGAGCGACGGTCGACAGTGCGGGAGACCATCGTCTGGCCATGATGTTGACGATTGCCTCGACATTACAGCCGGAAATTCAAGTCCTTGGGAATGAAGTAGTTGAAGTCAGCTATCCAACGTTTTATGATGATTTAAAGACACTGCAACAAACGAATCCCTGA
- a CDS encoding DUF2487 family protein, with the protein MRFKPSDVQRTRNEQAYIDTLIVPLIPVGFDEAMHAFSECADMTMTVATEVERQLSGRAMLVPPMTYIGEPSIDQLTSWEQAASSEQFRFVTFITADLRWKETSVTDIIYVPRLSLETMSRDQQGQMVGNFVGQVLEQLGNRWTAL; encoded by the coding sequence TTGCGTTTCAAACCATCCGATGTTCAAAGGACGAGAAACGAACAAGCGTATATCGATACGTTGATTGTCCCATTGATTCCCGTCGGATTCGACGAAGCGATGCATGCTTTCTCGGAATGTGCAGATATGACAATGACTGTCGCGACGGAAGTCGAACGGCAATTGTCGGGACGGGCGATGCTTGTTCCGCCAATGACATATATTGGTGAACCGTCCATTGACCAGCTCACCAGTTGGGAGCAGGCCGCATCTTCAGAGCAGTTTCGATTTGTAACGTTCATTACTGCCGATTTACGGTGGAAAGAGACATCGGTCACGGACATCATTTATGTCCCACGTTTATCGCTTGAGACGATGAGTCGCGATCAACAAGGTCAGATGGTCGGGAATTTTGTCGGGCAAGTCTTAGAGCAGTTAGGAAACCGCTGGACCGCGCTATGA
- a CDS encoding ubiquinol-cytochrome c reductase iron-sulfur subunit, with product MAQNGSNVTRRQFLTYTLTGVGGFMAATMVMPMVNFAVDPVLKKSGAGDKVKVMKLSDITTEPKRVDFKKQTQDAWYEFEETLSAWVFKNDKGEVLALSPICKHLGCQVSFGADPTHPEQFYCPCHFGRYTKDGVNVPGTPPTKPLDEYEKQEKDGFLYLGKPVERGA from the coding sequence ATGGCTCAAAACGGGTCTAACGTAACACGTCGTCAATTCTTGACGTATACATTGACTGGAGTCGGCGGCTTTATGGCGGCGACGATGGTCATGCCGATGGTCAACTTCGCAGTTGACCCAGTCCTGAAGAAATCAGGAGCAGGCGATAAAGTAAAAGTAATGAAGTTGTCGGACATCACGACAGAACCAAAACGGGTCGACTTCAAAAAACAGACACAGGATGCGTGGTATGAGTTTGAAGAAACGTTATCTGCGTGGGTGTTTAAAAACGATAAAGGCGAAGTATTGGCCCTATCACCGATCTGTAAACACTTAGGATGCCAGGTCAGTTTTGGAGCGGATCCGACGCACCCAGAACAATTCTATTGCCCATGTCACTTCGGCCGGTATACGAAAGATGGCGTTAACGTACCAGGTACGCCTCCGACGAAACCGCTTGATGAATATGAAAAGCAAGAGAAAGATGGTTTCCTTTACCTAGGTAAACCAGTCGAAAGAGGTGCGTAA
- a CDS encoding protein-glutamate O-methyltransferase CheR translates to MQDYELFIQRFLKKSGIDLGQYKEAQMKRRLTALRDKKGYSTFASYMQAMEKSATLYDEFLDRMTINVSEFFRNPIRWQQLEQDILPVLQARAHGRIRTWSAACSTGEEPYSLAMILNEKMDPAQFTIQATDLDDLVLEKAKQGRYGASALNEVEEARKKRYFIEQEQQFEVVPEIRRLVRFSKHNLLGDRYDTGFDLIICRNVLIYFTEEAKAHVYRSFVDALKPGGILFVGGTEQIFQPERFGLKMKQSFFYEKI, encoded by the coding sequence ATGCAGGACTATGAGCTTTTCATCCAGCGTTTCTTAAAAAAATCAGGAATTGATTTAGGACAATATAAAGAAGCCCAGATGAAGCGACGATTGACAGCGCTACGCGATAAAAAAGGATACAGTACATTTGCTTCTTATATGCAGGCGATGGAAAAAAGTGCGACATTGTATGACGAATTTTTGGATCGCATGACGATTAACGTCAGCGAGTTTTTCCGGAATCCGATTCGGTGGCAACAACTCGAACAAGATATCTTGCCGGTATTGCAAGCCCGTGCTCACGGACGAATCCGGACCTGGAGTGCTGCCTGTTCGACAGGGGAGGAACCGTATTCGTTAGCGATGATCTTAAACGAAAAGATGGATCCTGCACAATTTACGATTCAGGCAACGGACTTGGATGACCTGGTTCTCGAAAAGGCGAAACAAGGCCGTTACGGGGCATCCGCTTTAAATGAAGTGGAGGAAGCACGAAAAAAACGGTATTTCATCGAACAAGAACAACAGTTTGAAGTCGTTCCCGAAATCAGACGTCTCGTTCGGTTCAGTAAACACAATTTGTTGGGTGACCGATATGATACCGGATTTGATTTGATCATCTGCCGGAACGTCTTGATTTATTTTACAGAGGAAGCCAAGGCGCATGTCTACCGTTCATTCGTCGATGCCTTAAAACCGGGCGGCATTTTATTCGTCGGTGGAACAGAACAGATTTTCCAACCAGAACGATTTGGTCTGAAGATGAAGCAAAGCTTTTTTTACGAAAAAATCTAA
- the qcrB gene encoding menaquinol-cytochrome c reductase cytochrome b subunit: MMQKIYDWIDERVDITPLWRDIADHEVPEHVNPAHNFSAFVYCFGGLTFFTIVIQILSGMFLTMYYVPDIINAHASVYYLQNEVAHGQIVRGMHHWGASVVIVMLFLHTLRVFFTGSYKKPRELNWVVGVLLFFVVLALGLTGYLLPWDMKALFATKVTIQIAESIPVIGGIAKTLLAGGEIVGASTIARFFAIHVFFLPAALFVLLGAHFMMIRKQGISGPL; this comes from the coding sequence ATGATGCAAAAAATTTATGATTGGATTGATGAGCGCGTTGATATTACGCCACTTTGGCGAGATATCGCCGATCATGAAGTTCCAGAACACGTTAACCCGGCCCATAACTTCTCAGCATTCGTTTATTGTTTTGGCGGGTTGACATTCTTCACGATTGTCATCCAGATTCTTTCAGGGATGTTCTTGACAATGTATTACGTACCAGACATCATCAATGCGCATGCGTCCGTGTACTATCTTCAAAATGAAGTAGCGCACGGTCAAATCGTCCGTGGTATGCACCACTGGGGTGCATCGGTCGTCATCGTAATGTTGTTCCTACATACATTACGTGTCTTCTTCACAGGTTCATACAAAAAACCACGTGAATTGAACTGGGTTGTCGGCGTACTGTTATTCTTCGTTGTCTTAGCACTTGGTCTGACAGGATATCTGTTGCCATGGGATATGAAAGCATTGTTCGCAACGAAAGTTACGATTCAAATTGCGGAAAGTATTCCTGTCATCGGTGGTATCGCGAAAACACTCCTGGCGGGTGGGGAAATCGTCGGTGCAAGCACAATCGCTCGATTCTTTGCGATTCACGTCTTCTTCCTTCCTGCAGCATTGTTCGTCTTGCTCGGGGCCCACTTCATGATGATCCGTAAACAAGGGATCTCTGGACCACTTTAA
- the aroC gene encoding chorismate synthase, protein MRYMTAGESHGKGLSVIIEGIPSGLIIDFDKVQREMTRRQGGYGRGRRMQIEQDAVDVRGGIRHGYTTGAPISLFIENKDHTHWTQVMQAEPLQEELERPRTLTRPRPGHADLVGGLKYGHRDLRDVLERSSARETAARVAVGAIAKQLLSQLDIDLFSHVRSIGGVDADVINPLTYRDAIETSPVRCADEAAAERMMAAIDQAKKDGDTLGGEVEVVVTGVMPGIGSFTQNETKLDSRIARAVISVNAMKAVGFGDGFELARRKGSTVQDEILHDETGYFRKTNHLGGIEGGMSTGMPIRVQVAMKPIPTLYRPLQSVDIETKEPFVAQIERSDACAVPAAAVVLEAVVAVEIAAAVLEMFGTSTLGRLKQAVTDYREEVRLF, encoded by the coding sequence ATGCGTTATATGACAGCAGGTGAATCACACGGTAAAGGATTATCGGTCATCATCGAAGGAATCCCTTCTGGTCTTATCATTGATTTTGACAAAGTACAACGTGAGATGACACGTCGCCAAGGTGGTTATGGTCGAGGACGGAGAATGCAGATCGAACAGGACGCGGTAGATGTCCGTGGGGGAATCCGCCATGGCTATACGACGGGCGCACCAATCAGCCTGTTCATTGAAAATAAAGATCATACCCACTGGACACAAGTCATGCAGGCAGAACCGTTGCAAGAAGAGTTGGAACGTCCGCGGACGCTAACCCGTCCAAGACCGGGACATGCGGATTTAGTCGGCGGATTGAAGTATGGGCACCGGGATTTACGGGATGTCCTCGAACGTTCGTCTGCCCGGGAAACGGCGGCACGTGTCGCTGTCGGTGCGATTGCCAAACAACTGTTGAGCCAACTCGACATCGATTTATTCTCGCATGTCCGTTCGATTGGTGGCGTCGATGCGGATGTCATCAATCCACTAACATATCGTGACGCGATTGAGACATCACCTGTCCGCTGTGCCGACGAAGCGGCAGCGGAGCGAATGATGGCAGCGATTGATCAAGCCAAAAAAGACGGAGATACGTTAGGCGGGGAAGTCGAAGTGGTCGTGACGGGTGTCATGCCGGGAATCGGCTCCTTTACGCAAAACGAGACGAAACTCGACAGTCGTATCGCCCGGGCTGTCATCAGTGTCAATGCGATGAAAGCAGTCGGATTCGGAGACGGATTTGAGCTGGCTCGACGAAAAGGCAGTACCGTCCAAGATGAAATTCTGCATGATGAGACAGGTTATTTCCGTAAAACGAATCATCTGGGAGGAATCGAAGGAGGTATGTCGACCGGAATGCCGATTCGGGTCCAAGTAGCGATGAAACCGATACCGACTCTGTATCGTCCCCTGCAGTCAGTCGACATTGAAACAAAAGAACCGTTCGTTGCCCAAATCGAACGAAGTGACGCGTGTGCCGTTCCGGCTGCTGCGGTCGTACTTGAGGCCGTCGTAGCCGTTGAGATTGCTGCAGCTGTCCTTGAGATGTTCGGTACATCGACGCTTGGTCGTCTTAAGCAGGCTGTTACAGACTACCGGGAGGAGGTGCGTCTCTTTTGA
- a CDS encoding ReoY family proteolytic degradation factor, whose amino-acid sequence MTERKQRFLRRILTYYTLKRRESKWIIDYWLRNDSKLEQVHFVQNAMFAPKAIIITTYGFDADPFLFKKGEVKTTDPEKAYHDIRLTDEPIYIELNFQGMMMDDEYLSLLEENPFRPEVAVEPKLADAAMNFIAATVNRQEEERLVRLIDEALDARDKNRFQSLSDELRIIRSQL is encoded by the coding sequence ATGACAGAGAGAAAGCAGCGTTTCTTGCGCCGCATCTTGACCTATTATACGTTGAAACGTCGGGAATCAAAGTGGATCATCGATTATTGGCTTCGAAACGATTCGAAGCTCGAACAGGTTCATTTTGTTCAAAATGCCATGTTTGCGCCCAAGGCAATAATCATTACGACCTATGGATTTGATGCAGACCCTTTTCTCTTTAAAAAAGGAGAGGTCAAGACGACCGATCCGGAAAAAGCCTATCATGATATTCGTTTGACCGATGAGCCGATCTATATCGAGTTAAACTTTCAAGGAATGATGATGGATGACGAGTACCTCTCGCTGTTAGAGGAAAATCCTTTTCGACCGGAAGTGGCCGTTGAACCGAAATTGGCAGATGCGGCAATGAATTTCATTGCGGCGACCGTCAACCGTCAAGAAGAAGAACGTTTGGTCCGATTGATTGACGAGGCGCTCGACGCCCGGGATAAAAATCGTTTCCAATCGCTTTCGGACGAATTGCGGATTATTCGCAGTCAACTTTGA